A single genomic interval of Bos indicus isolate NIAB-ARS_2022 breed Sahiwal x Tharparkar chromosome 5, NIAB-ARS_B.indTharparkar_mat_pri_1.0, whole genome shotgun sequence harbors:
- the CSNK1E gene encoding casein kinase I isoform X3, whose product MELRVGNKYRLGRKIGSGSFGDIYLGANIASGEEVAIKLECVKTKHPQLHIESKFYKMMQGGVGIPSIKWCGAEGDYNVMVMELLGPSLEDLFNFCSRKFSLKTVLLLADQMISRIEYIHSKNFIHRDVKPDNFLMGLGKKGNLVYIIDFGLAKKYRDARTHQHIPYRENKNLTGTARYASINTHLGIEQSRRDDLESLGYVLMYFNLGSLPWQGLKAATKRQKYERISEKKMSTPIEVLCKGYPSEFSTYLNFCRSLRFDDKPDYSYLRQLFRNLFHRQGFSYDYVFDWNMLKFGAARNPEDVDRERREHEREERMGQLRGSATRALPPGPPTGAAANRLRSAAEPVASTPASRIQQAGNTSPRAISRVDRERKVSMRLHRGAPANVSSSDLTGRQEVSRISASQTSVPFDHLGK is encoded by the exons GTGCCAATATTGCCTCTGGTGAAGAAGTCGCTATCAAGCTAGAGTGTGTGAAGACGAAGCACCCCCAGCTGCACATCGAGAGCAAATTCTACAAAATGATGCAGGGGGGAG TGGGGATCCCATCCATCAAGTGGTGCGGGGCCGAGGGGGACTACAACGTGATGGTCATGGAGCTGCTGGGGCCCAGCCTCGAGGACCTCTTCAACTTCTGCTCCCGCAAGTTCAGCCTCAAGACTGTGCTGCTCCTGGCCGACCAGATG ATCAGCCGCATTGAGTACATCCACTCCAAGAACTTCATCCACCGGGACGTCAAGCCTGACAACTTCCTCATGGGGCTGGGGAAGAAGGGCAACTTGGTGTACATCATTGACTTCGGCCTGGCCAAGAAGTACCGGGACGCCCGCACCCACCAGCACATCCCCTACCGGGAAAACAAGAACTTGACTGGCACTGCCCGCTACGCCTCCATCAACACCCACCTGGGCATCG AGCAAAGCCGTCGAGACGACCTGGAGAGTCTGGGCTACGTTCTCATGTACTtcaacctgggctccctgccctgGCAGGGCCTCAAAGCAGCCACCAAGCGCCAGAAGTACGAGCGGATCAGCGAGAAGAAGATGTCAACGCCCATCGAGGTCCTCTGCAAAGGCTACCCCT CCGAGTTCTCCACATACCTCAACTTCTGCCGTTCGCTGCGGTTTGATGACAAGCCCGACTACTCCTACCTGCGCCAGCTCTTCCGCAACCTCTTCCACCGGCAGGGCTTCTCCTACGACTACGTCTTCGACTGGAACATGCTCAAATTC GGTGCAGCCCGAAACCCCGAGGACGTGGACCGGGAGCGGCGAGAACACGAGCGAGAGGAGAGGATGGGGCAGCTCCGGGGGTCGGCAACCCGGGCCCTGCCCCCTGGCCCACCCACGGGGGCCGCTGCCAACCGGCTCCGCAGTGCAGCCGAGCCTGTGGCTTCCACCCCTGCCTCCCGTATCCAGCAAGCTG GCAATACTTCTCCCAGAGCGATCTCACGGGTCGACAGAGAGAGGAAGGTGAGCATGAGGCTACACAGGGGCGCGCCTGCCAATGTCTCGTCCTCCGACCTCACTGGGCGGCAAGAGGTCTCCCGGATTTCAGCCTCACAG aCAAGCGTGCCATTTGACCACCTCGGGAAGTGA
- the CSNK1E gene encoding casein kinase I isoform X2, whose protein sequence is MELRVGNKYRLGRKIGSGSFGDIYLGANIASGEEVAIKLECVKTKHPQLHIESKFYKMMQGGVGIPSIKWCGAEGDYNVMVMELLGPSLEDLFNFCSRKFSLKTVLLLADQMISRIEYIHSKNFIHRDVKPDNFLMGLGKKGNLVYIIDFGLAKKYRDARTHQHIPYRENKNLTGTARYASINTHLGIEQSRRDDLESLGYVLMYFNLGSLPWQGLKAATKRQKYERISEKKMSTPIEVLCKGYPSEFSTYLNFCRSLRFDDKPDYSYLRQLFRNLFHRQGFSYDYVFDWNMLKFMRPPSCQPPARPCGRPQDQLGCSPKPRGRGPGAARTRARGEDGAAPGVGNPGPAPWPTHGGRCQPAPQCSRACGFHPCLPYPASWQYFSQSDLTGRQREEGEHEATQGRACQCLVLRPHWAARGLPDFSLTDKRAI, encoded by the exons GTGCCAATATTGCCTCTGGTGAAGAAGTCGCTATCAAGCTAGAGTGTGTGAAGACGAAGCACCCCCAGCTGCACATCGAGAGCAAATTCTACAAAATGATGCAGGGGGGAG TGGGGATCCCATCCATCAAGTGGTGCGGGGCCGAGGGGGACTACAACGTGATGGTCATGGAGCTGCTGGGGCCCAGCCTCGAGGACCTCTTCAACTTCTGCTCCCGCAAGTTCAGCCTCAAGACTGTGCTGCTCCTGGCCGACCAGATG ATCAGCCGCATTGAGTACATCCACTCCAAGAACTTCATCCACCGGGACGTCAAGCCTGACAACTTCCTCATGGGGCTGGGGAAGAAGGGCAACTTGGTGTACATCATTGACTTCGGCCTGGCCAAGAAGTACCGGGACGCCCGCACCCACCAGCACATCCCCTACCGGGAAAACAAGAACTTGACTGGCACTGCCCGCTACGCCTCCATCAACACCCACCTGGGCATCG AGCAAAGCCGTCGAGACGACCTGGAGAGTCTGGGCTACGTTCTCATGTACTtcaacctgggctccctgccctgGCAGGGCCTCAAAGCAGCCACCAAGCGCCAGAAGTACGAGCGGATCAGCGAGAAGAAGATGTCAACGCCCATCGAGGTCCTCTGCAAAGGCTACCCCT CCGAGTTCTCCACATACCTCAACTTCTGCCGTTCGCTGCGGTTTGATGACAAGCCCGACTACTCCTACCTGCGCCAGCTCTTCCGCAACCTCTTCCACCGGCAGGGCTTCTCCTACGACTACGTCTTCGACTGGAACATGCTCAAATTC ATGCGGCCCCCCTCATGCCAGCCCCCTGCCCGTCCCTGTGGACGACCCCAGGACCAACTAG GGTGCAGCCCGAAACCCCGAGGACGTGGACCGGGAGCGGCGAGAACACGAGCGAGAGGAGAGGATGGGGCAGCTCCGGGGGTCGGCAACCCGGGCCCTGCCCCCTGGCCCACCCACGGGGGCCGCTGCCAACCGGCTCCGCAGTGCAGCCGAGCCTGTGGCTTCCACCCCTGCCTCCCGTATCCAGCAAGCTG GCAATACTTCTCCCAGAGCGATCTCACGGGTCGACAGAGAGAGGAAGGTGAGCATGAGGCTACACAGGGGCGCGCCTGCCAATGTCTCGTCCTCCGACCTCACTGGGCGGCAAGAGGTCTCCCGGATTTCAGCCTCACAG aCAAGCGTGCCATTTGA
- the CSNK1E gene encoding casein kinase I isoform X4, with product MELRVGNKYRLGRKIGSGSFGDIYLGANIASGEEVAIKLECVKTKHPQLHIESKFYKMMQGGVGIPSIKWCGAEGDYNVMVMELLGPSLEDLFNFCSRKFSLKTVLLLADQMISRIEYIHSKNFIHRDVKPDNFLMGLGKKGNLVYIIDFGLAKKYRDARTHQHIPYRENKNLTGTARYASINTHLGIEQSRRDDLESLGYVLMYFNLGSLPWQGLKAATKRQKYERISEKKMSTPIEVLCKGYPSEFSTYLNFCRSLRFDDKPDYSYLRQLFRNLFHRQGFSYDYVFDWNMLKFKGASSSQAQPRDSEAVALPSPRPCPCAGPANPPVYWCPAPLGTQDPPHRPVEEVEELPPQNYWPVVWAAGPQF from the exons GTGCCAATATTGCCTCTGGTGAAGAAGTCGCTATCAAGCTAGAGTGTGTGAAGACGAAGCACCCCCAGCTGCACATCGAGAGCAAATTCTACAAAATGATGCAGGGGGGAG TGGGGATCCCATCCATCAAGTGGTGCGGGGCCGAGGGGGACTACAACGTGATGGTCATGGAGCTGCTGGGGCCCAGCCTCGAGGACCTCTTCAACTTCTGCTCCCGCAAGTTCAGCCTCAAGACTGTGCTGCTCCTGGCCGACCAGATG ATCAGCCGCATTGAGTACATCCACTCCAAGAACTTCATCCACCGGGACGTCAAGCCTGACAACTTCCTCATGGGGCTGGGGAAGAAGGGCAACTTGGTGTACATCATTGACTTCGGCCTGGCCAAGAAGTACCGGGACGCCCGCACCCACCAGCACATCCCCTACCGGGAAAACAAGAACTTGACTGGCACTGCCCGCTACGCCTCCATCAACACCCACCTGGGCATCG AGCAAAGCCGTCGAGACGACCTGGAGAGTCTGGGCTACGTTCTCATGTACTtcaacctgggctccctgccctgGCAGGGCCTCAAAGCAGCCACCAAGCGCCAGAAGTACGAGCGGATCAGCGAGAAGAAGATGTCAACGCCCATCGAGGTCCTCTGCAAAGGCTACCCCT CCGAGTTCTCCACATACCTCAACTTCTGCCGTTCGCTGCGGTTTGATGACAAGCCCGACTACTCCTACCTGCGCCAGCTCTTCCGCAACCTCTTCCACCGGCAGGGCTTCTCCTACGACTACGTCTTCGACTGGAACATGCTCAAATTC AAGGGGGCTTCCTCGAGCCAGGCTCAGCCCCGCGACAGCGAAGCTGTTGCactgcccagcccccgcccctGTCCCTGTGCTGGGCCGGCGAACCCACCTGTGTACTG GTGCCCGGCGCCACTGGGCACCCAGGACCCTCCACATAGGCCcgtggaggaggtggaggagctgCCCCCCCAAAACTACTGGCCTGTGGTCTGGGCTGCGGGGCCCCAGTTCTGA
- the CSNK1E gene encoding casein kinase I isoform X5, translated as MELRVGNKYRLGRKIGSGSFGDIYLGANIASGEEVAIKLECVKTKHPQLHIESKFYKMMQGGVGIPSIKWCGAEGDYNVMVMELLGPSLEDLFNFCSRKFSLKTVLLLADQMISRIEYIHSKNFIHRDVKPDNFLMGLGKKGNLVYIIDFGLAKKYRDARTHQHIPYRENKNLTGTARYASINTHLGIEQSRRDDLESLGYVLMYFNLGSLPWQGLKAATKRQKYERISEKKMSTPIEVLCKGYPSEFSTYLNFCRSLRFDDKPDYSYLRQLFRNLFHRQGFSYDYVFDWNMLKFGASSSQAQPRDSEAVALPSPRPCPCAGPANPPVYWCPAPLGTQDPPHRPVEEVEELPPQNYWPVVWAAGPQF; from the exons GTGCCAATATTGCCTCTGGTGAAGAAGTCGCTATCAAGCTAGAGTGTGTGAAGACGAAGCACCCCCAGCTGCACATCGAGAGCAAATTCTACAAAATGATGCAGGGGGGAG TGGGGATCCCATCCATCAAGTGGTGCGGGGCCGAGGGGGACTACAACGTGATGGTCATGGAGCTGCTGGGGCCCAGCCTCGAGGACCTCTTCAACTTCTGCTCCCGCAAGTTCAGCCTCAAGACTGTGCTGCTCCTGGCCGACCAGATG ATCAGCCGCATTGAGTACATCCACTCCAAGAACTTCATCCACCGGGACGTCAAGCCTGACAACTTCCTCATGGGGCTGGGGAAGAAGGGCAACTTGGTGTACATCATTGACTTCGGCCTGGCCAAGAAGTACCGGGACGCCCGCACCCACCAGCACATCCCCTACCGGGAAAACAAGAACTTGACTGGCACTGCCCGCTACGCCTCCATCAACACCCACCTGGGCATCG AGCAAAGCCGTCGAGACGACCTGGAGAGTCTGGGCTACGTTCTCATGTACTtcaacctgggctccctgccctgGCAGGGCCTCAAAGCAGCCACCAAGCGCCAGAAGTACGAGCGGATCAGCGAGAAGAAGATGTCAACGCCCATCGAGGTCCTCTGCAAAGGCTACCCCT CCGAGTTCTCCACATACCTCAACTTCTGCCGTTCGCTGCGGTTTGATGACAAGCCCGACTACTCCTACCTGCGCCAGCTCTTCCGCAACCTCTTCCACCGGCAGGGCTTCTCCTACGACTACGTCTTCGACTGGAACATGCTCAAATTC GGGGCTTCCTCGAGCCAGGCTCAGCCCCGCGACAGCGAAGCTGTTGCactgcccagcccccgcccctGTCCCTGTGCTGGGCCGGCGAACCCACCTGTGTACTG GTGCCCGGCGCCACTGGGCACCCAGGACCCTCCACATAGGCCcgtggaggaggtggaggagctgCCCCCCCAAAACTACTGGCCTGTGGTCTGGGCTGCGGGGCCCCAGTTCTGA
- the CSNK1E gene encoding casein kinase I isoform X1 — MELRVGNKYRLGRKIGSGSFGDIYLGANIASGEEVAIKLECVKTKHPQLHIESKFYKMMQGGVGIPSIKWCGAEGDYNVMVMELLGPSLEDLFNFCSRKFSLKTVLLLADQMISRIEYIHSKNFIHRDVKPDNFLMGLGKKGNLVYIIDFGLAKKYRDARTHQHIPYRENKNLTGTARYASINTHLGIEQSRRDDLESLGYVLMYFNLGSLPWQGLKAATKRQKYERISEKKMSTPIEVLCKGYPSEFSTYLNFCRSLRFDDKPDYSYLRQLFRNLFHRQGFSYDYVFDWNMLKFVSLLKAEAGMGDWTGKANVTLWWAGLPEAGSYELDGTRDPHSSFICADSLCCRGQQGPGGAPPPSGPERAHLGLPSVLDAWVSGARMAPVGPPTVLILACSVLLLVSCTCQLAAFAESPLASLDPFIVSSFSLVVAPWVLLGTSLFSLSLKSCGGGVGRSVQPLGLGLRNL; from the exons GTGCCAATATTGCCTCTGGTGAAGAAGTCGCTATCAAGCTAGAGTGTGTGAAGACGAAGCACCCCCAGCTGCACATCGAGAGCAAATTCTACAAAATGATGCAGGGGGGAG TGGGGATCCCATCCATCAAGTGGTGCGGGGCCGAGGGGGACTACAACGTGATGGTCATGGAGCTGCTGGGGCCCAGCCTCGAGGACCTCTTCAACTTCTGCTCCCGCAAGTTCAGCCTCAAGACTGTGCTGCTCCTGGCCGACCAGATG ATCAGCCGCATTGAGTACATCCACTCCAAGAACTTCATCCACCGGGACGTCAAGCCTGACAACTTCCTCATGGGGCTGGGGAAGAAGGGCAACTTGGTGTACATCATTGACTTCGGCCTGGCCAAGAAGTACCGGGACGCCCGCACCCACCAGCACATCCCCTACCGGGAAAACAAGAACTTGACTGGCACTGCCCGCTACGCCTCCATCAACACCCACCTGGGCATCG AGCAAAGCCGTCGAGACGACCTGGAGAGTCTGGGCTACGTTCTCATGTACTtcaacctgggctccctgccctgGCAGGGCCTCAAAGCAGCCACCAAGCGCCAGAAGTACGAGCGGATCAGCGAGAAGAAGATGTCAACGCCCATCGAGGTCCTCTGCAAAGGCTACCCCT CCGAGTTCTCCACATACCTCAACTTCTGCCGTTCGCTGCGGTTTGATGACAAGCCCGACTACTCCTACCTGCGCCAGCTCTTCCGCAACCTCTTCCACCGGCAGGGCTTCTCCTACGACTACGTCTTCGACTGGAACATGCTCAAATTCGTGAGTCTCCTGAAGGCCGAGGCGGGCATGGGGGACTGGACCGGGAAGGCCAACGTGACCCTGTGGTGGGCGGGGCTCCCGGAAGCAGGGAGCTATGAGCTGGACGGCACACGTGACCCCCACTCCAGCTTCATCTGTGCGGACAGCCTGTGCTGCCGCGGTCAGCAGGGCCCAGGTGGGGCGCCGCCTCCCAGCGGACCCGAGAGGGCCCACCTGGGCCTCCCGTCCGTCCTGGATGCCTGGGTGAGCGGGGCCCGGATGGCACCGGTGGGCCCCCCCACTGTCTTGATCCTGGCCTGCAGCGTCTTGCTCTTGGTGTCCTGCACGTGCCAGCTGGCGGCCTTTGCTGAGTCCCCCTTGGCCAGCCTGGACCCCTTCATTGTGTCTTCCTTCTCCCTGGTTGTGGCACCCTGGGTCTTGCTAGGcacctctcttttctctctctctcttaagagttgtgggggtggggtggggagaagtgtTCAACCGCTGGGCCTGGGACTCCGGAATCTGTGA